Proteins from a single region of Hydra vulgaris chromosome 12, alternate assembly HydraT2T_AEP:
- the LOC100206850 gene encoding uncharacterized protein LOC100206850, whose translation MKLVTILAIIGTVAAAAVPAKKAPSPEVVCVNTFYGCITSSTKSWTDKAACFFDLGACLYNLCPSKPCFDEAKDCYMKAGSYNDFVACTNKLKSCFKNECKLIF comes from the exons ATGAAGCTTGTGACCATACTTGCAATTATTGGCACTGTTGCAGCTGCAGCag TTCCAGCAAAAAAAGCACCATCTCCTGAGGTTGTG TGTGTGAACACGTTTTACGGATGTATTACGTCAAGTACTAAAAGCTGGACAGATAAAGCTGCTTGTTTTTTTGATCTTGGAGCTTGTTTATACAATCTTTGTCCTTCTAAACcg tgtttcgaCGAAGCTAAAGATTGCTACATGAAAGCTGGTTCTTACAACGATTTTGTAGCCTGtactaacaaattaaaatcttgttttaaaaatgagtgtaaactgattttttaa